GAGGCATTGTTAAAAGAGTTTTCCCGAAAGCCGAACCTGAGATCGGATCCGTTTCAAAAACCTGATAGGTTTCCAAATCATTCGCATCCATATAGTTTTCAAACTCGGAATAATAACTTATTATCTTTTCCGCAGTGAAACCTTTGCGGATTTCCGAATCTCCGTTGGTTTGAATCCGTTCCAATACTTTTGCAAGATCTTCCTGGACGAGGGTTTCCCCTTCCCGAAGAGGTCTGTTTTCCTTTCCGAATATGGATCGCATTTCGGGGTTCATATGTTTCCAATTGAATTCAACCGTCTTTGCCAAATCGGAATAAACGGGGAAACCCTGTCTCGCATAACTAAGCGCAGACTCAATCACCTTTTCCAATGGAAGTTTTCCATATTTTTTCTGAATAAGCACAAGCCCTTGGATCATTCCCGGAACTCCTGCCGCATAAGGCCCATTCAATGTTTTCCCCTGAATCGGTTTGCCGTCTTTATCCACGTAAAGTTCCGCCTTACCGTTCTTTGGAGATCTTTCCCTGAAATCGAATGCTTTTTTGATTTTTTTGCCCGGAAAATGGATAATGGCAAATCCTCCACCTAACAATCCAGTGGATTGAGGACGAACAATGGAAACGGCAAAACTCGCGGAAACAAATGCATCCACTACATTCCCACCCGCCTTCCATGCCTCGATTCCCGCTTTGGAAGCGAGAGGATGGTCGGTTGAAATGATAAATTCATTCCCGGAGATTTCATAACGGTCTTTTTTGTCTCCGGATCCTTCAATCTGAGGAATATAAACCGGCTCAATGTTTCGTTTGGTAATATCGAATTTGGTTCCGGGGATACAGAAAAAAAATCCAAAGGAAAACAGTAGTAAAAGAGCCGGAAATACTTTACTCGGTATCCGCATAACAGTCCCTAATCGTAAATTCCCATCTGCATTTTTGCTTCTTCGCTTGCCATCTCTCTCGGGTCCCATTTGGGATTCCACACTACTTCCACAACGACTTCATCAATCCCATCGACTCGTAATGCCTGATCTTCTATTTCCTGTTTCATTTGAGGGCCCGCGGGGCATGCCATGGAAGTATAAGTCATTACTATGATTGCTTTTTTTTCTTCTACGGTGATTTGATAGATAAGCCCTAGTTCCACCAGAGTAATTCCGATTTCAGGATCTTCCACTTCACGTATGTTATTATAAACTTCCCATTCCAAAGAAGTGTTCGGCATTGTAATCATTTTGGCCTCCTAAAAACCCTTGCCAAGGGCAACCCAAGGCAAAAGAGCACAACGATGTCTATTCGGATAAGTAAATATTAACTCCCAGAACCTTCGTTCGTCAACGGGAATCCTGTCCGAGAGTGTTTGGTCCTGAAGTGTGCTTTTTCTAATCTCCAGTTGGTTCAGAAAAAAATCCTTGGACCAGAGAGTTTGTTTTGAAAATAAAATTCCCATAGATGCTTGGCAAATAGAGCAGGATTCTCCTCTGAGAGATAAAATTCGAATCAGATCCTCTTTTCTCTCGATGTAGAGATCACATTCATCTCCGCACATGGAGTTTTTTGCATTTAAAATGGAGTCGTATGTTTCAGGTAAAATCCAATTGCCGGATGCTTTCCAACCGAGAAAAAGATCGATATGACTATCTTTTGGCAACACGGGAAAATATGGACTTCACTTTCTCCAAACTCGCAACCAAAGAATCAACATCTTCTTTAGTTGTATAAGCATAAAAGGAAGCCCTACAAGTTCCTGGAATTTTCCATAGTTTCATAAGCGGTTGGCAACAATGATGTCCCACCCGAATGGCAATCCCTTCTTCATCCAAAATCGAACCCACGTCATGAGGATGTACTCCTTCCAAAGTGAAGGAAATCACTCCTCCTCTTTTGTCCAGATCATCCGTTCCGTAAATGGTAATACCACCTAACCGATTTAATTTGGTAAGCGCATATTCCGTGATTTCCATTTCATGTTCATGGATATTTTCCATTCCCAATTTGGTGAGATAATCCAATGCATAAGCGAATCCTATCACACCCGCGATATTGGGTGTGCCTGCTTCCAGTTTGGCGGGAAGATTTGCATAAGTGGAAATTTCCAAATCCACGTTTTCAATCATATCCCCTCCACCGAGCCAGGGAGGCATAGCTTCCAGAATTTCTTCTCTTCCGTAAAGCATTCCTACTCCCGTCGGCCCCATCATCTTATGAGCCGAGAAAGCGTAAAAATCAACATCCAAGGAAGTTAAGTTCACCTTCAGATGGGATGCAGCTTGCGCTCCGTCCAAAAGCACTTTAGCACCCACTTGGTGGGCCCTAGTTATGATCGGTTTCACATCATGGATGGTTCCGGTCACATTGGACATATGTGATACTGCAACGATCTTAGTTCTACGGTTTATGATGGAATCCAAGTTGGAAAGATCATAAGTGGTGTCTTCTTTGATAGGAATAAAACGTAAAATTGCACCTTTCTCTTGGGCAAGCATCTGCCATGGAACCAGATTGGAATGATGTTCCTGTACACTGAGTACAATTTCATCCCCTTCGCTTACATTGGCTCTTCCCCAGGCTTGTGCGACCAGATTGATGGACTCAGTCGCGCCACGTGTGAAGATCATGGATTTGGCACAAGGGGATCCGAAAAAATGAGATGCTTTGATTCTGGATTTTTCAAATAGTTCGGTGGCATGCTGGGAGAGATGATAGATCCCTCTGTGGATGTTTGCATTCTCTTCTTCGTAGTATTTGGAAGTGCCGTCGATCACCGACTTCGGTTTTTGAGAAGATGCGCCATTGTCCAAATACACAAGAGGTTTCCCATTGGGAGTCAACGTAGATAGGATGGGAAAATCTTCTTTGATTCGATAAGGATCTAATTTCATATTGTTTTTCTAATCCTCCAAATCCACTTCCAGATCATCACCGTTCAATTTGGTTTTGAACACGGGGAGATTTTCCGTGGCAGGCAAAGAAACCACTTCTCCCGTTCTGATATTGAATTTTGCAAAATGACGGGGGCATGTGATCACTTCGCCTACCAGTTTTCCACAAGAGATCTCTTCACCGTCGTGAGTGCAAAGATCTTCGAAAGCAAGATAGGTTTCGCCTATTTTAGTGAGTGCAACTCTCGTATAACGAGTGCTCACCACTTTCATTTCCCCTTCTTTGATCTCATGGAGTTTTGCCAGCTTTTGAAATGCCATCAATCACCTCCCGCCAAAATCTTTTCCTGAATAAGAACGGAGAGAACTGCCGCGTCTTCTTCGGAAAATGCGATTTTCGAAATCATTTCATTATAAAAAGCGGACACGAGTAGATGTTTCGCCTCATTGGAATTGAGTCCGCGGGAAAGAAGGTAGAATAATTGTTCTTCGTCAATATCCCCGACGGTAGCTCCGTGGGTACAGGAAACATCTTCTGCAAAAACTTCCAATTTGGGGATCGCCTCAGCTCTCGCTTTTTTACTCATGGAAAGGTTATGGGATTCCTGATGAGCGGTGACTTTTTTCAAGTTCGCGGGGATATGCAGATTGCCTGTAAAAATATGATGGGACTTGTCTGCGACAATGGTTTTATAAATCAGTTTGCTATTTGTATGGTCGGCCAGATGAGTCACAAGTATTTCCACATCGTTAAACTCCCGTTTGCCAAGCGCAGTGAGTCCGGAGATATTTGCCTCGGAACCGGTTCCAGCAAGCCTGGGAAAATAGAATGTTTTTCCCCGAAACCCTCCCAATGGCAAAGCGGATAAATTCAATTTGGAATCTCTTTCCTGATGCGAAAATACGGATCGAAAATGATAAAGATCGGAATCGTAATCTTCTCTGATTTGTAATTTCAAATCGGAAGATTCCTCCAACCAATAAAAACTAACGGAGCCAAACAGATGTAAGTTTCCCGTTTTGGAAATCGTTTTATAACCTTCTTTGATTTTAGATGAAGTGTTTTTTCCCACCCTCACCAAAAACACGGAAGAAACGGAAAGGGTCTCTTCCGAATGAAACCCCCAATCCAAAATATCCGCCCGGTTTTCATCTACTTCAAAATAATAATATTCTTTTGCATGAAAGAGACTGAAGAGTGCGAAATAATTTCCATTCGCTTGTTTCAATAGTTCTTCCAAAACCTGCGAAACTTTGGAAGTGTTCTCTTCCGTCCATTCCGTACGGCTGAGATTGGAATGTATATTTATGAATTCTCCTTCGGCAAAAGAAGAATTGAAGTCGGAAAGGTTGAACTGACCTAAAGGGAATTTGCGCCAAGACTCATCATGAGGCCCGGGAGGTATGGTATTCTCTAGTGACTTTCCCACTTTGGATTTGAACTCGGCAAGTAGGTTTGCGGAGATCAAATTATTTCCAGGGTATTTTGCCAGGGAGATAGCCAATTACTTTACTCCTTCTCTTTCCAAAATCCAATCATAACCTTTTTCTTCCAATTTCAAAGAAAGTTCTTTGCCTCCGGTTTCCAAAATTCTTCCGTCTGCAAAAACATGTACAAAATCAGGGATCACATAATTCAACATTCTTTGGTAATGGGTAATGAGAAGGACGGAACGTTCGCTGGAACGGTTTGCCATGATTCCTTCGGAAACGATTCTAAGAGCATCAATATCCAAACCGGAATCGGTTTCATCCAGGATTGCCAAAGTGGGTTTGAGAAGGCTCATCTGTAAAATTTCGGCTCGTTTTTTTTCACCACCGGAAAAACCGTCGTTCACATAACGGGCAATAAACGAATCAGGCACTTCCAGAAGAGACATGGCACTCTTCAGTTCCGACTTAAACTCCCGCACGGGAATGTCTTTTCCCCGATGGGCTTTCAAAATGGATTTCAGAAAATTTCCAATACTAACACCTGGTAATGCGGTCGGGTATTGAAAGGATAAAAAGATACCGAGTCTTGCCCTTTCGTCTGTGGGCATCGAGAGTATGGACTGACCTTTGAATAAAATGTCTCCGGAAAGTATCCTATATTTCGGGTGGCCGAGTATGATATTTGATAATGTGCTTTTGCCAGAACCATTTGGTCCCATGATGGCATGCACTTGCCCCGGACCAATGTTTAGATTGACCCCTTTCAGTATCTCTTTATCTCCGACGGCGGCACGTAGGTCGCGGATTTCTAGAATGAAGGACAAGGTGGGTATCCCTGGTAGTATTATTTAGAACGATTCTATTTTTAGACGAATCCCTACTACCAGGAAATCAAGACAGTCGAAAAAAACAAACCATTCCTATTCCATCCAATCCACTTGTGCGATTAGAATTCGGTTTTCGGAAAGGGAAAATGTGAAAATCACATATTGATTCTGATTCCTAATGTCATATAAGGGGTAAGTGACCCCCCATTTTTTACGGAAACGATCCGCTTCCGCTTTGTGTTTTAGAAAATAAGGCTTCCAGGCGTAATTATTTCCAATCTGGTTCATCTTTTCCTGGTATTCTCCCGCTTCCTTTACCAAATCATAAGTAGGGGTGATTTGATATCCGTCCTTGTCACATACGAAAATCTTCAGTATGTTAGATGGAAGAGAATCCACGATCTTTTTGAAGTTAAACGCAAAATCTTCATTGCTTGTTTCTTCGAAACCGTTGAAAACTTCATTCAATTTATCGATGATGTTTTGTTCGCGGATTCCTTTTTCAATCAGCTCCTTGGACCTGTGATTGGAAAAATTTTCAAGCACAGTGGTCATCTTTTCAGAAAACGTACTTCTATTTAAAAAATGAGGATTGGGAACTGAAAAATAGTATCCCTGTAAAAGATTGGCGCCCATCGAAAGTGCAAGATTCACCTCCTCTTCCGTTTCGATTCCTTCAAATAGCAGCTGGGAGCCCAATTTTTGGGACATTTCGGAGATTGCACCTAATACTTGTTTGAACGAATTTTTATTCAAACTTTCTCTCATGATCTGGATATCCACTTTCATAATATCCGGATGAAGGTAACCGATTCTTTCCAAATTGGAAAAACCAGAACCCAAGTCATCAATGGCAATCTTCAAACCGTAGTCTCTGAAAATTTGAACAATTTGAATCAACCTTTCGATCGAACCGTCAAACTCGTCTTCGGTGATCTCGATCACAACCTGGTTGCGATTGATTCCGTATTTTTCAATAAGTTGGATGATATGAAAATTTTCTGCGAA
The nucleotide sequence above comes from Leptospira kobayashii. Encoded proteins:
- the ggt gene encoding gamma-glutamyltransferase; the encoded protein is MRIPSKVFPALLLLFSFGFFFCIPGTKFDITKRNIEPVYIPQIEGSGDKKDRYEISGNEFIISTDHPLASKAGIEAWKAGGNVVDAFVSASFAVSIVRPQSTGLLGGGFAIIHFPGKKIKKAFDFRERSPKNGKAELYVDKDGKPIQGKTLNGPYAAGVPGMIQGLVLIQKKYGKLPLEKVIESALSYARQGFPVYSDLAKTVEFNWKHMNPEMRSIFGKENRPLREGETLVQEDLAKVLERIQTNGDSEIRKGFTAEKIISYYSEFENYMDANDLETYQVFETDPISGSAFGKTLLTMPPPSSGVHMITILQTWNELNQKKSLPTGEVGKIINLTEAMRVGYRDRANFGGDPRFTNVDVSKFISHEYAKSEANEIEKKIVSGAWSNESGALKSESYNTTHISVLDKEGNAVSSTQSVNGSLGAKVVVPGTGLILNNTMDDFSVAPGVPNLYKLIGSEANKIAPGKTPLSSMSPSILLDENGKSEIVIGAPGGSQIPTTIINTLIRYKKDGYSLYESASYPRLHHQFQPDILFVEPELKSVFPEANLPFYKVQYIRHRAKVFAVAREGDKLIGVSDPRGEGIPLSF
- a CDS encoding cysteine desulfurase — translated: MKLDPYRIKEDFPILSTLTPNGKPLVYLDNGASSQKPKSVIDGTSKYYEEENANIHRGIYHLSQHATELFEKSRIKASHFFGSPCAKSMIFTRGATESINLVAQAWGRANVSEGDEIVLSVQEHHSNLVPWQMLAQEKGAILRFIPIKEDTTYDLSNLDSIINRRTKIVAVSHMSNVTGTIHDVKPIITRAHQVGAKVLLDGAQAASHLKVNLTSLDVDFYAFSAHKMMGPTGVGMLYGREEILEAMPPWLGGGDMIENVDLEISTYANLPAKLEAGTPNIAGVIGFAYALDYLTKLGMENIHEHEMEITEYALTKLNRLGGITIYGTDDLDKRGGVISFTLEGVHPHDVGSILDEEGIAIRVGHHCCQPLMKLWKIPGTCRASFYAYTTKEDVDSLVASLEKVKSIFSRVAKR
- a CDS encoding iron-sulfur cluster assembly scaffold protein; translation: MLPKDSHIDLFLGWKASGNWILPETYDSILNAKNSMCGDECDLYIERKEDLIRILSLRGESCSICQASMGILFSKQTLWSKDFFLNQLEIRKSTLQDQTLSDRIPVDERRFWELIFTYPNRHRCALLPWVALGKGF
- a CDS encoding EAL domain-containing protein yields the protein MFITETHKGGQFWNESHFVPHFQPIVNAINRSISAYEVLGRQFDPDENTYQSLGGLFHNREQDMVPVYNIDRVLREKAVKHLKDSGLRTKLFFNMMPNFLSRVHHTDLFAENFHIIQLIEKYGINRNQVVIEITEDEFDGSIERLIQIVQIFRDYGLKIAIDDLGSGFSNLERIGYLHPDIMKVDIQIMRESLNKNSFKQVLGAISEMSQKLGSQLLFEGIETEEEVNLALSMGANLLQGYYFSVPNPHFLNRSTFSEKMTTVLENFSNHRSKELIEKGIREQNIIDKLNEVFNGFEETSNEDFAFNFKKIVDSLPSNILKIFVCDKDGYQITPTYDLVKEAGEYQEKMNQIGNNYAWKPYFLKHKAEADRFRKKWGVTYPLYDIRNQNQYVIFTFSLSENRILIAQVDWME
- a CDS encoding metal-sulfur cluster assembly factor, producing MITMPNTSLEWEVYNNIREVEDPEIGITLVELGLIYQITVEEKKAIIVMTYTSMACPAGPQMKQEIEDQALRVDGIDEVVVEVVWNPKWDPREMASEEAKMQMGIYD
- a CDS encoding Rieske (2Fe-2S) protein, translating into MAFQKLAKLHEIKEGEMKVVSTRYTRVALTKIGETYLAFEDLCTHDGEEISCGKLVGEVITCPRHFAKFNIRTGEVVSLPATENLPVFKTKLNGDDLEVDLED
- a CDS encoding SufD family Fe-S cluster assembly protein → MAISLAKYPGNNLISANLLAEFKSKVGKSLENTIPPGPHDESWRKFPLGQFNLSDFNSSFAEGEFINIHSNLSRTEWTEENTSKVSQVLEELLKQANGNYFALFSLFHAKEYYYFEVDENRADILDWGFHSEETLSVSSVFLVRVGKNTSSKIKEGYKTISKTGNLHLFGSVSFYWLEESSDLKLQIREDYDSDLYHFRSVFSHQERDSKLNLSALPLGGFRGKTFYFPRLAGTGSEANISGLTALGKREFNDVEILVTHLADHTNSKLIYKTIVADKSHHIFTGNLHIPANLKKVTAHQESHNLSMSKKARAEAIPKLEVFAEDVSCTHGATVGDIDEEQLFYLLSRGLNSNEAKHLLVSAFYNEMISKIAFSEEDAAVLSVLIQEKILAGGD
- the sufC gene encoding Fe-S cluster assembly ATPase SufC — translated: MSFILEIRDLRAAVGDKEILKGVNLNIGPGQVHAIMGPNGSGKSTLSNIILGHPKYRILSGDILFKGQSILSMPTDERARLGIFLSFQYPTALPGVSIGNFLKSILKAHRGKDIPVREFKSELKSAMSLLEVPDSFIARYVNDGFSGGEKKRAEILQMSLLKPTLAILDETDSGLDIDALRIVSEGIMANRSSERSVLLITHYQRMLNYVIPDFVHVFADGRILETGGKELSLKLEEKGYDWILEREGVK